One Microcoleus sp. FACHB-831 DNA segment encodes these proteins:
- a CDS encoding TIGR00297 family protein: MLPNINFENPWLVAIALNAALLAIAFVAPKKLLTPAGLLHGWLLGVLIWGTLGWQGYVVVLFYFLVGSGVTRIGMDIKEAEGIAEKRSGARGPENVWGSAFTAALCALLVLVVPISCFNFVEICADRELVNDIVRLLLLGYVASFSTKLSDTCASEVGKAYGKRTFLITTLQPVARGTEGAISLEGTLAGVVGSAAIALLGWGVGLIDSLGVLWCLLAAFIATNIESVIGATLQAKYIYLTNELVNVINTFIGALAALMFALLWRWLL, encoded by the coding sequence ATGCTACCTAATATTAATTTTGAAAATCCCTGGTTAGTTGCGATCGCATTGAACGCGGCGTTACTAGCGATCGCCTTCGTAGCTCCCAAAAAGTTACTAACCCCAGCAGGTTTATTGCACGGCTGGCTGCTAGGCGTTCTTATTTGGGGTACTTTGGGTTGGCAAGGATATGTAGTGGTATTGTTTTATTTCCTTGTTGGCTCTGGAGTCACGCGCATTGGCATGGATATAAAAGAAGCCGAGGGAATTGCAGAAAAACGGTCGGGAGCGCGGGGGCCAGAAAATGTTTGGGGTTCTGCTTTTACTGCTGCTTTGTGTGCCTTGCTCGTTCTCGTTGTACCGATTAGTTGCTTTAATTTTGTAGAAATTTGTGCAGATCGGGAACTTGTTAATGATATTGTGCGTCTGCTATTACTGGGTTATGTTGCAAGTTTCAGCACCAAGCTTTCCGACACCTGCGCTAGTGAAGTAGGGAAAGCCTACGGTAAGCGGACATTTTTGATTACCACATTACAACCAGTAGCGAGGGGGACAGAAGGTGCAATAAGTTTAGAGGGTACATTAGCTGGGGTAGTGGGGTCAGCAGCGATCGCACTTCTTGGTTGGGGAGTGGGCTTGATTGATTCGCTAGGCGTGCTTTGGTGCCTTTTAGCAGCATTCATTGCCACCAATATAGAAAGCGTAATTGGAGCCACACTGCAAGCTAAATACATCTATCTAACGAATGAATTAGTGAATGTAATTAATACATTTATAGGCGCGCTCGCCGCCCTGATGTTTGCTTTGCTATGGCGTTGGTTACTATAG
- a CDS encoding VOC family protein produces the protein MNQVLFHLAFPVTNIAQTKAFYADGLGCEVGRESPSSIILNLYGHQIVAHVTHEPLAPQRTIYPRHFGLVFTQEADWENLLARAQEKKLNFREQPRRRFEGLPTEHRTFFLEDPFHNLLEFKFYCHSEAIFGDREFALVGDRV, from the coding sequence ATGAACCAAGTCCTATTTCATCTCGCCTTCCCCGTTACCAACATCGCCCAAACTAAAGCTTTCTACGCCGATGGATTGGGCTGCGAAGTCGGGCGCGAATCTCCCAGCTCGATAATTCTCAACCTCTACGGTCATCAGATTGTAGCTCACGTTACCCATGAACCGCTTGCCCCCCAGCGCACTATTTATCCCAGACATTTTGGGCTAGTCTTTACACAAGAAGCTGATTGGGAGAACCTTTTAGCACGGGCGCAAGAGAAAAAATTGAATTTTAGAGAACAGCCTAGACGCCGATTTGAGGGCTTACCCACCGAGCATCGCACCTTCTTTCTAGAAGATCCGTTTCATAACTTGCTGGAGTTTAAATTTTACTGTCATTCTGAAGCGATTTTTGGCGATCGCGAATTTGCTCTGGTGGGCGATCGCGTTTGA
- a CDS encoding triacylglycerol lipase → MNDLNNRNPVLLIHGIDDTTAIFKKMAYYLTGKGWYVYDLDLIPNNGDAGLDKLAEQVAKWIAKTFDPEQQLDIVGFSMGGIVSRYYVQRLGGINRVGRFITVSSPHNGTVTGYLRSGPGCVQMRPKSAFLADLNQDAAMLEQVNFTSIWTPYDLMIVPPTSSKMPVGREVQVPVLGHAWMVTDRRSLDAIAIALSQPIKRDRPPEQIRDRQKSLQNDSKI, encoded by the coding sequence ATGAACGACTTAAACAATCGCAATCCCGTGTTATTGATTCACGGCATCGACGACACGACAGCCATATTTAAGAAAATGGCTTACTACCTGACGGGCAAGGGTTGGTACGTGTACGACCTAGATCTCATACCGAATAATGGAGACGCGGGTCTTGACAAACTAGCCGAACAAGTCGCCAAGTGGATCGCCAAGACCTTCGATCCCGAACAACAGTTGGATATTGTTGGTTTTAGCATGGGCGGAATCGTCAGCCGCTATTATGTTCAGAGACTAGGGGGAATTAACCGCGTAGGGCGCTTTATTACAGTCTCTTCGCCCCACAACGGAACTGTAACGGGCTACTTGCGCTCTGGCCCTGGCTGCGTTCAAATGCGTCCTAAAAGTGCTTTTCTAGCGGATTTAAATCAAGATGCAGCCATGCTGGAGCAGGTGAATTTTACATCTATCTGGACGCCTTACGATCTAATGATCGTTCCGCCCACCAGTTCAAAAATGCCTGTAGGTCGAGAAGTGCAAGTGCCAGTTTTGGGTCATGCTTGGATGGTGACAGACCGCAGGAGTTTGGATGCAATAGCGATCGCACTTTCCCAACCAATCAAACGCGATCGCCCACCAGAGCAAATTCGCGATCGCCAAAAATCGCTTCAGAATGACAGTAAAATTTAA
- a CDS encoding tol-pal system YbgF family protein translates to MIEEVSAAFDRKDYRNAAQLLKDLVKQEPQNPWVQLYVGRLHEVTGKLEAAETAYLNLLRNTTIPKIITAARQGMQRLAEMEKETKRQALAKSKASPDAEEQGVLVLEPIADDAKTAAAQKFARIMQLDPYTARLHLPSRSWRLYRAGSVGELRYYGQQLDEAEIPSFWASIADIKKINVFRINYFESEAKQPTVFCQNEHDQQGSLSFNWSEVEARVEGLLPIFEEVVDMDWQRKLQRKTKTLDYAHFCDLHLPARRSILRLCDRNYQFQNGVVLSQTKHAQAQPISQQTTRTNWNSLLTFVNQKLPQTRIWSDFTAFAETGVEQVQLLQRFNSHIDLLRREDTPWDCAFHLYSGLVFLRHANS, encoded by the coding sequence ATGATTGAAGAAGTTTCCGCCGCCTTCGATCGCAAAGACTATCGAAACGCTGCCCAATTACTGAAAGATCTAGTAAAGCAAGAACCCCAAAATCCTTGGGTGCAGCTTTATGTCGGGCGACTGCATGAAGTGACAGGCAAACTGGAAGCGGCAGAAACCGCTTACCTAAATCTACTGCGTAACACGACAATTCCCAAGATTATCACAGCGGCTCGTCAGGGGATGCAGCGATTGGCAGAAATGGAAAAAGAAACAAAACGACAAGCACTTGCCAAATCAAAAGCATCTCCCGACGCAGAAGAACAAGGCGTTTTAGTATTAGAACCCATAGCTGACGATGCAAAAACAGCAGCCGCCCAAAAGTTTGCCCGTATCATGCAGCTAGATCCTTACACCGCAAGGCTGCATTTGCCTTCTCGTTCTTGGCGTTTGTACCGTGCTGGCAGCGTAGGAGAACTTAGATATTATGGTCAGCAGCTAGATGAAGCCGAAATTCCTAGCTTTTGGGCATCAATAGCAGATATTAAAAAGATAAATGTCTTTAGGATTAACTACTTCGAGTCGGAAGCCAAACAACCCACAGTTTTTTGCCAAAACGAACACGATCAACAGGGTTCTCTAAGCTTTAACTGGTCTGAAGTAGAAGCCAGAGTAGAGGGGCTGTTGCCAATTTTTGAAGAAGTTGTGGACATGGACTGGCAACGTAAACTGCAACGCAAAACCAAAACTCTGGATTATGCCCACTTTTGCGATTTGCATCTACCCGCAAGACGCAGTATTCTCCGCTTGTGCGATCGCAACTATCAATTTCAGAACGGCGTTGTCTTGTCTCAAACAAAACACGCACAAGCCCAGCCAATTAGCCAGCAGACAACTCGAACCAACTGGAATAGCTTACTCACCTTTGTTAACCAAAAGCTGCCCCAGACACGAATTTGGTCTGATTTCACGGCCTTTGCAGAAACCGGGGTAGAACAAGTCCAACTACTACAGCGTTTTAATTCTCACATTGACCTGCTACGCCGAGAAGATACTCCTTGGGACTGCGCTTTCCATTTGTACAGCGGACTTGTTTTCCTCAGACACGCTAATAGCTAA
- a CDS encoding 16S rRNA (uracil(1498)-N(3))-methyltransferase: MGLQRLAIAPHQLQNQQIILNTQQQHYLNRVLRLKEGDRFIAMDGQGQWWLASLGASAAQARIIELLSVQNELPVTVTLMVALPKGNGFDEVVRQMTELGVVCIAPTISDRTLLNPSPQKLERWRRIAGEAAEQSERQIVPTILDPVPFATSLSLINTQQSFTKNKQYICVARGESPHFLNCLNDLRQMTPDKEQINIVIATGPEGGWTPKEVESAIAADFQPVSLGRRILRAVTAPLVALSLVAAAWEQ, encoded by the coding sequence ATGGGACTGCAACGGTTAGCGATCGCGCCACACCAACTACAAAACCAGCAAATTATTCTGAATACTCAGCAACAGCATTATCTAAATCGGGTGTTGCGGTTAAAAGAGGGCGATCGCTTTATTGCTATGGATGGACAAGGGCAGTGGTGGCTGGCTAGTCTAGGAGCGAGTGCCGCACAAGCCCGCATTATTGAATTACTCTCAGTTCAAAATGAGTTGCCCGTAACGGTGACGCTGATGGTAGCTTTGCCCAAAGGCAACGGTTTTGATGAAGTAGTTCGTCAAATGACAGAATTGGGGGTAGTTTGCATTGCGCCAACGATTAGCGATCGCACTCTGCTCAATCCCAGTCCTCAAAAACTCGAACGCTGGCGACGCATTGCAGGGGAAGCAGCCGAACAATCGGAACGTCAAATCGTACCTACAATTTTAGATCCCGTTCCGTTTGCTACAAGTTTGTCATTGATTAATACTCAGCAGTCATTTACAAAAAACAAGCAATATATCTGTGTTGCGAGAGGCGAGTCACCGCATTTCCTAAATTGCTTGAATGACTTGCGACAGATGACACCAGACAAAGAACAAATAAATATTGTAATAGCGACGGGGCCGGAGGGAGGCTGGACGCCAAAAGAAGTAGAGAGCGCGATCGCTGCTGACTTTCAACCCGTTTCTCTCGGTCGCCGCATCCTCCGCGCTGTCACCGCACCCCTCGTGGCATTGTCATTAGTGGCGGCAGCTTGGGAACAATAA
- a CDS encoding DUF389 domain-containing protein, whose protein sequence is MYNKVTGWGNQQLKRFWNSNSGQWVWLTEKPVPLASLNRSLWRGAVPSVNFYILLFLSGVIATLGLLANSAATIIGAMIVAPLMGPIIAIAFAMVAGNRRLLKRASLTLLTGIALTIITSIVICQGVGLTALNSEVMGRVRPTLIDLGVALAAGAAGAYAKSRRSIADTLPGVAIAVALVPPLSVVGLGLSLGSKSVSGGAFLLFITNLIGIIFSGGIVFLWQRYGSLKRAKKGLALSVAMLVVLGLPLGFSLQNLLVKEQVRRSVERLIRRETITFSTSDISAVEVQQQGNSLLVHLEVAAPLGSITGKQVSLVREFIEKELKRPIQLKVRVIPINEFESPARET, encoded by the coding sequence GTGTATAACAAAGTAACGGGCTGGGGCAATCAGCAGCTCAAGCGGTTCTGGAACAGTAACAGCGGGCAGTGGGTTTGGCTGACAGAAAAGCCCGTTCCCCTGGCGAGTTTAAATCGCAGCCTTTGGAGAGGGGCAGTCCCCTCGGTGAATTTCTACATTTTGCTGTTTCTGTCTGGGGTTATAGCAACGCTGGGGCTACTAGCCAACAGTGCGGCAACGATTATTGGAGCAATGATCGTTGCTCCTTTGATGGGGCCAATTATTGCGATCGCTTTTGCGATGGTGGCAGGAAACCGTCGTCTCCTCAAGCGGGCTAGTTTAACCCTACTAACTGGGATTGCGCTAACAATAATTACATCAATTGTAATTTGTCAAGGAGTTGGGCTAACAGCGCTTAACTCGGAGGTTATGGGGCGCGTGCGTCCGACTTTGATTGATTTAGGAGTCGCGCTAGCAGCGGGAGCAGCAGGAGCGTATGCCAAATCTCGACGCAGCATTGCTGACACGCTACCTGGAGTAGCGATCGCTGTGGCGCTCGTTCCTCCACTCAGCGTTGTTGGTCTTGGGCTATCTCTGGGTTCCAAGTCGGTTAGTGGTGGGGCTTTTCTGCTGTTTATCACTAACTTAATTGGCATTATCTTTAGCGGTGGAATTGTATTTTTATGGCAGCGCTACGGTTCCCTAAAAAGGGCAAAAAAAGGATTGGCGCTGTCTGTTGCAATGCTAGTTGTATTAGGTTTGCCTTTAGGATTTTCGCTCCAGAATCTTTTAGTTAAGGAACAAGTTCGTCGCAGCGTAGAGAGATTAATCCGACGGGAAACTATTACTTTTTCCACTTCTGACATCAGTGCAGTAGAGGTACAGCAACAGGGAAATTCGCTTTTAGTTCATCTGGAGGTGGCGGCTCCCTTGGGTTCGATTACTGGAAAACAGGTGAGCTTAGTCAGAGAATTTATTGAAAAAGAGTTAAAAAGGCCGATACAGTTGAAGGTACGGGTGATTCCCATCAATGAATTTGAATCGCCTGCAAGGGAAACTTAA
- a CDS encoding BON domain-containing protein, producing the protein MSWVERQFGQTSSSEGDGKHEDPKTIEEQMSPGLTGEYDWYLREKAGMHKPPTPPEYMGFEGEYDANGLAKRVAAAFDKDPDIGNVETLEIAQDGGTIVLKGTVPGEAVLSHIEEVAAKVDGTKALDTSQVTIQGC; encoded by the coding sequence ATGAGTTGGGTAGAACGGCAATTTGGGCAAACATCTAGCAGCGAGGGAGACGGGAAGCACGAGGACCCTAAAACTATTGAAGAACAAATGAGTCCTGGGCTGACTGGCGAGTACGATTGGTATCTGCGTGAGAAGGCAGGGATGCATAAACCGCCTACACCTCCAGAATATATGGGATTTGAGGGGGAATACGATGCTAACGGTTTAGCCAAGCGCGTTGCTGCTGCTTTTGATAAAGATCCTGACATCGGGAATGTGGAAACGCTGGAAATCGCGCAAGATGGCGGCACTATAGTGCTAAAAGGTACCGTCCCTGGCGAAGCAGTTCTCAGCCATATTGAAGAGGTAGCTGCCAAAGTAGATGGCACGAAGGCATTAGATACCAGCCAAGTAACAATTCAAGGTTGTTAA